One Telluria mixta DNA window includes the following coding sequences:
- a CDS encoding rhamnogalacturonan acetylesterase, whose amino-acid sequence MRTVLLKRIVLAGLVLAGQAGAAEAPIRVILVGDSTMASKSGYGDALCARFTPEVSCVNLARGGRSTGSFRAEGRWDEVQRMLKDGASFKATYVLVQFGHNDQPGKPGRSTDLVTQFPVNMARYAQETRDLGGVPVLVTPLTRRTFKGAYLGNDLAPWAEATRRAAAQEHAVLLDLNKDSVAAVQAMGQDEADTLAVVPRPPGYGLPVDPNKVEPAGAAKTAFDRTHLGAKGADFFARMVERELVAARPETAVYFKDGGKP is encoded by the coding sequence ATGCGCACGGTACTGTTGAAACGTATCGTCCTGGCCGGGCTTGTCCTGGCCGGCCAGGCCGGCGCCGCCGAGGCGCCGATCCGCGTAATCCTCGTCGGCGATTCGACGATGGCGAGCAAGAGCGGCTACGGCGACGCCTTGTGCGCCCGCTTCACGCCCGAGGTTTCCTGCGTCAATCTCGCGCGCGGCGGCCGCAGCACCGGCAGCTTCCGTGCGGAGGGCCGCTGGGACGAGGTCCAGCGCATGCTGAAGGACGGCGCGTCGTTCAAGGCCACGTACGTGCTCGTGCAGTTCGGCCACAACGACCAGCCGGGCAAGCCGGGCCGGTCCACCGACCTCGTCACCCAGTTCCCCGTCAACATGGCGCGCTATGCGCAGGAGACGCGGGACCTGGGCGGCGTGCCGGTGCTCGTCACCCCGCTCACCCGGCGCACGTTCAAGGGCGCGTATCTCGGCAACGACCTGGCGCCGTGGGCCGAGGCGACCCGCCGCGCGGCCGCGCAGGAACATGCCGTGCTGCTGGACTTGAACAAGGACAGCGTGGCCGCCGTCCAGGCCATGGGCCAGGACGAGGCGGATACGCTGGCCGTCGTGCCCCGTCCGCCGGGCTACGGCCTGCCGGTCGACCCCAACAAGGTCGAACCGGCCGGCGCCGCGAAGACGGCCTTCGACCGGACGCACCTCGGCGCCAAAGGGGCGGACTTTTTCGCGCGCATGGTCGAGCGCGAGCTGGTGGCCGCAAGGCCGGAGACGGCTGTTTATTTCAAGGACGGGGGCAAGCCTTGA
- a CDS encoding aldo/keto reductase, which yields MTYEAAAGRYGSMPYPHCGRSGLRLSAVSLGLWHNFGGLDDFERQREIVRTAFDHGVTCYDLANNYGPPPGSAEENFGRILARDLKPYRDEIVVCTKAGYTMWPGPYGDWGSRKYLVASLDQSLKRMGLDYVDIFYHHRPDPDTPLEETMAALDYIVRSGRALYAGISNYNGERTAAAAAELRRLGTPFVIHQMRYNMLVRQPETDLFPVLEREGVGGIAFSPLAQGLLTDRYLGGALPADSRAAGKVGFLKPEHITPERLRIIEALNQVAETGGRTLAQLALGWVRRQPSIASVLIGASRPQQVLDAVRAVEMAPLAGDEIAAVEAILASQ from the coding sequence ATGACGTACGAGGCGGCGGCCGGACGCTATGGCAGCATGCCTTATCCGCACTGCGGCCGCAGCGGCCTGCGGCTGTCCGCCGTGTCGCTGGGGTTGTGGCACAACTTCGGCGGACTGGATGACTTCGAACGCCAGCGCGAGATCGTGCGCACGGCGTTCGACCACGGCGTCACGTGCTACGACCTCGCCAACAACTACGGCCCGCCGCCCGGATCGGCCGAGGAAAACTTCGGCCGCATCCTCGCCCGGGACCTGAAGCCGTACCGCGACGAGATCGTCGTGTGCACGAAGGCCGGCTACACGATGTGGCCCGGCCCGTACGGCGACTGGGGCAGCCGCAAATACCTCGTCGCGAGCCTGGACCAGAGCCTGAAGCGCATGGGCCTGGACTACGTCGACATCTTTTATCACCACCGCCCCGATCCCGACACCCCGCTCGAGGAAACGATGGCGGCGCTGGATTACATCGTGCGCAGCGGGCGCGCGCTGTACGCGGGCATCTCGAACTACAACGGCGAACGCACGGCCGCCGCGGCGGCGGAACTGCGCCGCCTGGGCACGCCGTTCGTCATCCACCAGATGCGCTACAACATGCTCGTGCGCCAGCCCGAGACGGACCTGTTCCCCGTGCTGGAGCGGGAAGGCGTCGGCGGCATCGCCTTTTCTCCGCTGGCACAGGGCCTGCTGACGGACCGCTACCTCGGCGGCGCGCTGCCGGCCGATTCGCGCGCGGCCGGCAAGGTCGGCTTCCTGAAGCCGGAACACATCACGCCGGAGCGCCTGCGCATCATCGAGGCACTGAACCAGGTCGCCGAGACGGGCGGCCGCACGCTCGCGCAGCTCGCGCTCGGGTGGGTGCGGCGCCAGCCTTCGATTGCCTCGGTGCTGATCGGCGCCAGCAGGCCGCAGCAGGTGCTGGACGCGGTGCGGGCAGTGGAAATGGCGCCGCTGGCGGGCGACGAGATCGCGGCGGTCGAGGCGATCCTGGCCTCGCAGTAG
- a CDS encoding UDP-glucose--hexose-1-phosphate uridylyltransferase produces the protein MFNPSDHPHRRYNPLQGDWVLVSPHRAKRPWQGQQEAVDRSAKPSHDPTCYLCPGNTRVNGEKNPDYTGTYVFENDFAALMPDTPEAGTGADPLFQSMSARGTSRVICFSPDHAKSLPQLSLPALEGVIDTWCEQAAELGAKYRWVQVFENKGAVMGCSNPHPHGQIWATSYVPNLPAAEDRQQKAYHAEQGRRLLLDVAEREIAAAERVVVQTEHWVAIVPYWAAWPFETLVLPRFAVRRLEELQPAQRADLAVLLKRLTTRYDNLFQTSFPYSMGWHGAPYGIPDEEAEGWQLHAHFYPPLLRSASVRKFMVGFEMLAEAQRDLTPEQAADRLRAQSEVHYLDTESTQTT, from the coding sequence ATGTTCAATCCATCCGACCATCCGCACCGCCGTTACAACCCGCTGCAAGGCGACTGGGTCCTCGTGTCCCCGCACCGCGCCAAGCGTCCGTGGCAGGGACAGCAGGAAGCCGTCGACCGCTCGGCCAAGCCGTCGCACGACCCGACCTGCTACCTGTGCCCGGGCAATACCCGCGTCAACGGCGAAAAGAACCCCGACTACACGGGCACCTATGTGTTCGAGAACGACTTCGCCGCGCTGATGCCCGACACCCCGGAAGCCGGGACGGGCGCCGACCCGCTGTTCCAGTCGATGAGCGCGCGCGGCACGAGCCGCGTGATCTGCTTCTCGCCGGACCACGCGAAGTCGCTGCCGCAGCTGTCGCTGCCGGCGCTGGAAGGCGTCATCGACACGTGGTGTGAACAGGCCGCCGAACTGGGCGCCAAATACCGCTGGGTCCAGGTGTTCGAGAACAAGGGCGCCGTGATGGGCTGCTCGAATCCGCACCCGCACGGCCAGATCTGGGCCACGAGCTACGTGCCGAACCTGCCGGCCGCGGAAGACCGCCAGCAGAAGGCCTACCACGCGGAACAGGGTCGCCGCCTGCTGCTGGACGTGGCCGAACGCGAGATCGCGGCAGCCGAGCGCGTCGTCGTGCAGACCGAGCACTGGGTCGCCATCGTCCCGTACTGGGCCGCGTGGCCGTTCGAGACGCTCGTCCTGCCCCGCTTCGCCGTGCGCCGCCTGGAAGAGCTGCAGCCGGCCCAGCGCGCCGACCTGGCCGTGCTGCTGAAACGCCTGACGACCCGCTACGACAACCTGTTCCAGACCTCGTTTCCGTATTCGATGGGCTGGCACGGTGCCCCGTACGGCATCCCCGATGAGGAAGCCGAAGGCTGGCAGCTGCACGCCCACTTCTACCCGCCGCTGCTGCGCTCCGCGTCGGTGCGCAAGTTCATGGTCGGCTTCGAGATGCTGGCCGAAGCCCAGCGCGACCTGACCCCGGAACAGGCGGCCGACCGCCTGCGCGCGCAATCCGAAGTGCACTACCTCGACACCGAATCCACTCAAACGACCTGA
- a CDS encoding pectinesterase family protein has protein sequence MRRLAGLACMLASVGAHAQDTRTVREPVVPPACAVLIGETTNTGRDDAARIQAAIDKCAPGHAVVLAASNDKRSFVAGPLQLRDGVTLLVDKGATLYASTDPRLFDRGAGTCGTNDASGRGCRPFITLDGVRGAGIMGSGIIDGQGGQRIAGKEETWWQIARRAQKEKTRQNVPRLIQADQARDVTLYRITLKNSPNFHVTLNNVDGFTAWGVTIDTPHDARNTDGIDPISSRNVTIAHSIIRTGDDNVAIKAGAAGPTENVSIVLNRFYSGHGMSIGSETNGGVRRVLVENLTMDGTTSGLRIKSNDMRGGRVDGIVYRDVCLRGIRSPIEITTHYEQPAQPGALVPDYAGIRMERVRSTTPGRILLQGYDEAHPLALDLKDVAIAAGSDVKQEHARVQGGFGTAPDCTDRFLPFPEQAVRNPRPQLTPALAADYDYRTVLRYVGPVGNERVDPWDPLADPLATGAPLRADYTVDAHAAADGTTRFATVQAAVDHAVATGGTRRIVIRIAPGTYQELVYVPPGAPPITLDGGGADPQAVRISAALDASTTGAAYRDRYAAAFEHAAPGVRSMYDALKDLPALQTTGSATVWVRADGFQARNLTIENAYNRDGGVTHAECKGDNCPDTTGGSRVHHQAVALRVDGADKAQFERVRLLGLQDTLFLSSKDGTETVRSFFHDTHIEGDVDFIFGDTIAFFKDCDIHAIDGRAASYVAAPDTNRRARYGFVFDGCRFTSDAPGPARTQFYFARQWFHNERCTPYGFVPVDGYTCRLGDIDVYKAPNGTIRKRTLETVGKAVILRSRIGPHFEKTTPWSEWNRNGTLAHRPAQFSSDDYWDNLAGTPFPPSGPRPAPADIYLAEYDNTNE, from the coding sequence TTGAGGCGTCTCGCTGGCCTCGCGTGCATGCTCGCTTCCGTGGGCGCGCACGCGCAGGACACACGCACCGTGCGCGAACCCGTCGTCCCGCCAGCCTGCGCGGTCCTGATCGGCGAGACCACGAACACGGGACGCGACGACGCCGCGCGCATCCAGGCCGCCATCGACAAGTGCGCGCCCGGGCACGCCGTGGTGCTCGCCGCCAGCAACGACAAGCGCAGCTTCGTGGCCGGCCCGCTGCAGCTGCGCGACGGCGTCACCCTGCTCGTCGACAAAGGCGCGACGCTGTACGCCAGCACGGACCCGCGCCTGTTCGACCGCGGTGCGGGCACGTGCGGCACGAACGATGCGTCGGGCCGCGGCTGCCGTCCCTTCATCACGCTGGACGGCGTGCGCGGTGCCGGCATCATGGGCAGCGGCATCATCGATGGCCAGGGTGGACAGCGCATCGCCGGCAAGGAAGAGACGTGGTGGCAGATCGCCCGCCGCGCGCAAAAGGAAAAGACCCGGCAAAACGTGCCGCGCCTGATCCAGGCCGACCAGGCGCGCGACGTCACGCTCTACCGCATCACCCTCAAGAATTCGCCGAACTTCCACGTCACGCTGAACAACGTGGACGGCTTCACCGCGTGGGGCGTCACGATCGACACCCCGCACGACGCGCGCAACACGGACGGCATCGACCCGATCTCGTCGCGCAACGTCACCATTGCGCACAGCATCATCCGCACCGGCGACGACAACGTCGCCATCAAGGCCGGCGCCGCCGGGCCGACGGAGAACGTATCGATCGTGCTCAACCGCTTCTACAGCGGCCACGGCATGTCCATCGGCAGCGAGACGAACGGCGGCGTGCGTCGCGTGCTCGTCGAGAACCTGACGATGGACGGTACGACGTCCGGCCTGCGCATCAAGAGCAACGACATGCGCGGCGGACGGGTGGACGGCATCGTCTACCGCGATGTCTGCCTGCGCGGCATCCGCTCGCCCATCGAGATCACGACGCATTACGAACAGCCCGCGCAGCCGGGTGCCCTCGTCCCCGACTATGCCGGCATCCGCATGGAGCGGGTGCGCAGCACGACGCCGGGACGCATCCTGCTGCAGGGGTACGACGAGGCGCATCCGCTGGCGCTGGACTTGAAGGACGTGGCCATCGCGGCCGGGTCGGACGTGAAGCAGGAGCATGCACGCGTGCAAGGCGGGTTCGGTACGGCGCCCGATTGCACGGACCGGTTCCTGCCTTTTCCGGAGCAGGCAGTCCGGAATCCGCGGCCCCAGCTGACGCCGGCCCTGGCCGCCGACTACGACTACCGCACGGTATTGCGCTACGTGGGACCGGTCGGCAACGAACGCGTGGACCCGTGGGATCCGCTCGCCGACCCGCTCGCGACCGGCGCGCCGCTGCGTGCCGACTACACGGTCGATGCACATGCAGCCGCCGACGGCACGACGCGTTTCGCCACCGTGCAGGCCGCGGTCGACCACGCCGTGGCGACGGGCGGCACGCGCCGTATCGTCATCCGCATCGCCCCGGGTACGTACCAGGAACTCGTCTACGTGCCGCCGGGCGCACCGCCGATCACGCTGGATGGCGGCGGCGCCGACCCGCAGGCCGTGCGCATCAGTGCAGCGCTCGATGCGTCGACGACGGGCGCCGCGTACCGCGACCGCTACGCCGCTGCGTTCGAACACGCGGCGCCCGGCGTGCGCTCGATGTACGACGCGCTGAAGGATTTACCTGCCCTGCAGACGACGGGCTCCGCCACCGTCTGGGTGCGCGCCGACGGTTTCCAGGCCCGCAACCTGACGATCGAGAACGCGTACAACCGCGACGGTGGAGTCACGCATGCGGAGTGCAAAGGCGACAACTGCCCCGACACGACGGGCGGCAGCCGCGTGCATCACCAGGCCGTCGCGCTGCGCGTCGACGGCGCGGACAAGGCACAGTTCGAGCGCGTACGCCTGCTCGGCCTGCAGGACACGCTGTTCCTCAGTTCGAAGGACGGCACGGAAACGGTGCGCAGCTTCTTCCACGATACGCATATCGAAGGCGACGTCGACTTCATCTTCGGCGACACCATCGCCTTCTTCAAGGATTGCGACATCCACGCCATCGATGGCCGCGCCGCGTCCTACGTCGCGGCGCCGGACACGAACCGCCGCGCCAGATATGGCTTCGTGTTCGACGGCTGCCGCTTCACGAGCGATGCGCCGGGCCCGGCCCGCACGCAGTTCTACTTCGCGCGCCAGTGGTTTCATAACGAACGCTGCACACCGTACGGCTTCGTCCCCGTCGACGGCTACACGTGCCGGCTGGGCGATATCGACGTCTACAAGGCACCGAACGGCACGATCCGCAAGCGCACGCTGGAGACGGTCGGCAAGGCCGTGATCCTGCGCTCGCGCATCGGCCCGCATTTCGAGAAGACGACGCCGTGGTCGGAATGGAACCGCAACGGCACGCTGGCGCACCGTCCGGCGCAATTCAGCTCGGACGATTACTGGGACAACCTGGCCGGCACGCCGTTCCCGCCGTCAGGCCCACGGCCCGCCCCTGCCGACATCTATCTCGCCGAATACGACAACACCAATGAGTGA
- a CDS encoding glycoside hydrolase family 28 protein yields the protein MKQSFDARRGFLKTAAIAGLALSGPARTLAAAGDPWQAAASIARRLANPVKFRKADYVVTDFGAAPCKLVPVKAWVSFEDQADLPTPAPGSKDCYAAIRAAIEKCHAEGGGRVVIPKGDWYCAGPIVLLSNVNVHLASGAHVYFSNDPADYAKYGDVDCGPNGKLVVSRWQSNDCLNFSAMIYAHNQDNIALTGDDWTAILDGQGGVPFPGRADCWWTWKGKNATINSVAQDKSPNYVPGKLAQNQVNELNPKSLADVAPGLPEEKRRLIQGEGDKWRADDAYLPALSEAGVPLAKRVFGLGHYLRPPMIQLIGCTNVLLEGYQVIHTPFWQHHPVACRNLTIRKVHANSLGPNSDGFDPEACDTVLVEGCQFNTGDDCIAIKAGKNLDTQYGPSQNIVIQNCTMQSGHGAVTLGSEMAGGIQNVYAQDLVFENMNWATNPLNTAIRLKTNMNRGGFLRNFYVRNVSIPNGVQTSPSFYASLPGSPIASRTVATAAGAVVTFDCDYTPRADNVRVRPPEVRNVHISKVKVGNVKTKDGSLASCFQAFVVLGPVASDYNGPSPAPAVLPVRDVTITDCDFGTPVNAAQPWYTYNVRGLKLANVKIGGKRYDTTLSA from the coding sequence ATGAAGCAATCATTCGACGCCCGCCGCGGCTTTCTGAAGACGGCCGCCATCGCGGGCCTCGCACTGTCCGGCCCCGCGCGCACGCTGGCTGCGGCAGGCGATCCGTGGCAGGCCGCAGCAAGCATCGCGCGCCGCCTCGCCAACCCGGTCAAGTTCCGCAAGGCCGACTACGTCGTCACCGACTTCGGCGCCGCACCGTGCAAGCTCGTGCCCGTGAAAGCGTGGGTATCGTTCGAGGACCAGGCGGACTTGCCGACGCCCGCGCCGGGTTCGAAGGACTGCTATGCCGCGATCCGTGCCGCCATCGAGAAATGCCACGCCGAGGGCGGCGGCCGCGTCGTGATCCCGAAAGGCGACTGGTATTGCGCCGGCCCCATCGTGCTGCTGTCGAACGTGAACGTGCACCTCGCGAGCGGCGCGCACGTCTACTTCAGCAACGATCCGGCCGACTATGCGAAATACGGCGACGTCGACTGCGGCCCGAACGGCAAGCTGGTCGTGTCGCGCTGGCAGAGCAACGACTGCCTGAACTTCTCGGCCATGATTTATGCGCACAACCAGGACAACATCGCCCTCACCGGCGACGACTGGACGGCGATCCTCGACGGCCAGGGCGGTGTGCCGTTCCCCGGCCGCGCCGACTGCTGGTGGACGTGGAAGGGCAAGAACGCGACCATCAACTCCGTCGCCCAGGACAAGTCGCCGAATTATGTGCCCGGCAAGCTGGCGCAGAACCAGGTCAACGAATTGAATCCGAAGTCGCTGGCCGACGTGGCACCGGGGCTGCCGGAAGAAAAACGCCGGCTGATCCAGGGCGAAGGCGACAAGTGGCGCGCGGACGACGCGTACCTGCCGGCGCTGTCGGAAGCGGGCGTGCCTTTGGCGAAGCGCGTGTTCGGCCTGGGCCACTACCTGCGTCCGCCGATGATCCAGCTGATCGGGTGCACCAACGTGCTGCTGGAAGGCTACCAGGTGATCCACACGCCGTTCTGGCAGCACCACCCGGTCGCATGCCGCAACCTCACCATCCGCAAGGTCCACGCGAACAGCCTGGGGCCGAACAGCGACGGCTTCGATCCGGAAGCATGCGACACGGTGCTGGTGGAAGGCTGCCAGTTCAACACGGGCGACGACTGCATCGCCATCAAGGCCGGCAAGAACCTCGACACGCAATACGGCCCGTCGCAGAACATCGTCATCCAGAACTGCACGATGCAGAGCGGCCACGGCGCCGTCACGCTGGGCAGCGAGATGGCGGGCGGCATCCAGAACGTGTACGCGCAGGACCTCGTGTTCGAGAACATGAACTGGGCGACGAATCCGCTGAACACGGCCATCCGCCTGAAGACGAACATGAACCGCGGCGGCTTCCTCCGCAATTTTTATGTCCGCAACGTGAGCATCCCGAACGGCGTGCAGACGTCCCCGTCTTTCTATGCGTCGCTGCCCGGATCGCCGATCGCGTCCCGGACGGTGGCCACGGCCGCCGGCGCCGTCGTCACGTTCGACTGCGACTACACGCCGCGCGCGGACAACGTGCGCGTGCGCCCGCCCGAGGTGCGCAACGTGCATATCTCGAAGGTCAAGGTGGGCAACGTGAAGACGAAGGACGGGTCCCTGGCGTCGTGCTTCCAGGCGTTCGTCGTCCTCGGGCCGGTAGCGTCCGACTACAACGGACCATCGCCGGCGCCGGCCGTGCTGCCCGTGCGCGACGTGACGATCACGGACTGCGACTTCGGCACGCCCGTCAATGCGGCGCAGCCCTGGTACACCTATAACGTGCGGGGGCTGAAGCTGGCGAACGTGAAGATCGGCGGGAAGCGGTACGACACGACCTTGTCGGCTTAA
- the galK gene encoding galactokinase produces MQDNRLSRTAAAFETAFGAAPTLFVQAPGRVNLIGEHTDYNDGLVLPCAIDYRTAIAAKPRSDRKVRVVAADYGDAFDEYDLDAPIDRVSQPMWANYVRGVVEQFVKRGLPVQGMDMAIAGDVPQGAGLSSSASLSVAVGRLFATLPGFEALSPIDIALIAQASENDFVGTKCGNMDQISSACGVEGHALMIDCRSLEVKPVPVPDNAAIMIFNSNVTRGLVDSAYNVRREQCEAAARHFGIPALRDLDLATLEARAAELDPVVLRRARHVVTEDDRVLAAAGALESGNLERLGELMAASHASMRDDFEITVPAIDNLVDIVKNVIGTQGGVRMTGGGFGGCVVAVVPHALVDAARAAVEREYRSPDGKPATIYVCKPAAGAGKVTP; encoded by the coding sequence ATGCAAGATAACCGCCTCTCCCGTACTGCCGCCGCTTTCGAAACCGCGTTCGGCGCCGCTCCCACGCTGTTCGTCCAGGCCCCGGGCCGCGTCAACCTGATCGGCGAACACACGGATTACAACGACGGCCTCGTGCTGCCCTGCGCCATCGACTACCGCACCGCCATCGCCGCGAAACCGCGCAGCGACCGCAAGGTGCGCGTCGTGGCGGCCGACTACGGCGACGCATTCGACGAATACGACCTCGACGCCCCCATCGACCGCGTGAGCCAGCCGATGTGGGCCAACTACGTGCGCGGCGTCGTCGAGCAGTTCGTGAAGCGCGGCCTGCCCGTCCAGGGCATGGACATGGCCATCGCGGGCGACGTGCCGCAGGGTGCGGGCCTGTCGTCGTCGGCATCGCTGTCGGTCGCCGTGGGTCGCCTGTTCGCCACGCTGCCCGGCTTCGAGGCGCTGTCGCCGATCGACATCGCGCTGATCGCGCAGGCGTCGGAAAACGACTTCGTCGGCACCAAGTGCGGCAACATGGACCAGATCAGTTCCGCCTGCGGCGTCGAAGGCCACGCGCTAATGATCGACTGCCGCTCGCTGGAGGTGAAGCCCGTGCCGGTCCCGGACAACGCCGCCATCATGATCTTCAACTCGAACGTGACGCGCGGCCTCGTCGACAGCGCCTACAACGTACGCCGCGAGCAGTGCGAAGCGGCCGCCCGCCACTTCGGCATTCCCGCCCTGCGCGACCTCGACCTGGCCACGCTGGAAGCCCGTGCGGCCGAACTGGACCCGGTCGTGCTGCGCCGCGCACGCCACGTGGTGACGGAAGACGACCGCGTGCTGGCCGCCGCCGGCGCGCTGGAATCCGGCAACCTGGAACGCCTCGGCGAACTGATGGCGGCATCGCACGCATCGATGCGCGACGATTTCGAGATCACCGTGCCTGCGATCGACAACCTCGTCGACATCGTCAAGAACGTGATCGGTACGCAGGGCGGCGTGCGCATGACGGGCGGCGGCTTCGGCGGCTGCGTGGTGGCCGTCGTGCCGCATGCGCTGGTCGACGCGGCCCGTGCCGCCGTCGAGCGCGAATACCGCTCGCCGGACGGCAAGCCGGCCACGATCTACGTGTGCAAGCCGGCCGCGGGCGCCGGTAAAGTCACCCCATGA
- a CDS encoding SDR family NAD(P)-dependent oxidoreductase: MTNSLPLAGRAAIVTGGARGIGKGIVLELARAGADVLIADLLEDAMQETAGEVRALGRRALTRRVDVTDAAQVQGMVDEAVAAFGALGILVNCAGVINIRPVADLTEKDWDVVMDVNAKGTFLGCRAALAPMRRQGWGRIINVASIAGKEGFPNLAHYSASKFAVVGFTNALAKEVAQEGITVNAICPGVVRTYMWDRLADEWKKEGESVEDSWARHQLTLIPQGRAQTPGDMGRMALFLATMENVTGQSVNVDGGFTFH; this comes from the coding sequence ATGACGAATTCACTTCCCCTGGCCGGCCGCGCGGCCATCGTGACAGGCGGTGCGCGCGGTATCGGCAAGGGCATCGTACTGGAGCTCGCGCGGGCCGGCGCCGACGTGCTGATTGCCGACCTGCTGGAAGATGCCATGCAGGAGACGGCCGGCGAAGTCAGGGCGCTGGGCCGGCGCGCGCTCACCCGGCGCGTGGACGTCACCGACGCCGCGCAGGTACAGGGCATGGTCGACGAGGCCGTCGCGGCGTTCGGCGCGCTGGGCATCCTCGTCAACTGCGCAGGGGTCATCAACATCCGCCCGGTGGCGGACCTGACGGAGAAGGACTGGGACGTCGTCATGGACGTCAACGCCAAGGGCACCTTCCTCGGCTGCCGGGCCGCGCTGGCGCCGATGCGCAGGCAGGGGTGGGGCCGCATCATCAACGTCGCGTCGATCGCGGGCAAGGAAGGCTTTCCCAATCTGGCCCACTACAGCGCGTCGAAATTCGCGGTGGTGGGATTCACGAACGCGCTGGCCAAGGAAGTGGCGCAGGAGGGCATCACGGTCAATGCCATCTGTCCCGGCGTCGTGCGTACCTATATGTGGGATCGCCTCGCCGACGAGTGGAAGAAGGAGGGGGAGTCGGTGGAGGATTCCTGGGCGCGTCACCAGCTCACGCTCATCCCGCAGGGCCGCGCGCAGACGCCCGGGGACATGGGCCGCATGGCGCTCTTTCTCGCCACGATGGAGAACGTGACCGGGCAATCCGTCAACGTCGACGGCGGCTTCACGTTCCACTAG
- a CDS encoding b-glycosidase has protein sequence MTQRPGIFPTFFLSGFECSTFLWGKERVRRNLVAETGHDRHAAEDYQRLARLGIAVAREGIPWPLVDQGGRYDFSGLDPYIAAMNASKVIPIWDLCHYGYPDDLDPCDDAFADRFASYCRAAAEYVVPKVRGPHFFTPINEITFFSFCAGEWGWAAPYRCTRDDRMRLRLALCRAAIAGVKAIREVDPEARMVHVDPLVRVVAPRDRPDQVEAARHETEVDTFLAWDILYGREHPEFGGAPDVLDIVGANSYSFGQMEYREHGPHAPLAPDDDRIAPLCDMLETVWQRYRRPMIIGETSGLGRGRASWLHDVMCESLAAVRRGMDLQGICLFPGIDMPDWHTGEWVHNGIHDLVPKDGDLERVPDQACVDELRRWQKELNRVTALDEDPFSDPVELQDVIDAAHRLDMKPDKNWC, from the coding sequence GTGACCCAACGTCCCGGCATCTTTCCCACCTTCTTCCTGTCCGGTTTCGAGTGCTCCACCTTCCTGTGGGGAAAGGAGCGCGTGCGCCGCAACCTGGTGGCGGAAACGGGCCACGACCGCCACGCCGCCGAAGACTACCAACGACTGGCCCGTCTCGGCATCGCCGTCGCCCGCGAAGGCATCCCGTGGCCGCTGGTCGACCAGGGCGGGCGCTACGATTTTTCGGGCCTCGACCCGTACATCGCCGCGATGAATGCATCCAAGGTCATTCCCATCTGGGACCTGTGCCACTACGGCTACCCGGACGATCTGGATCCCTGCGACGACGCGTTCGCGGACCGGTTTGCAAGCTACTGCCGCGCGGCCGCCGAATACGTCGTGCCGAAGGTGCGCGGCCCGCACTTCTTCACGCCCATCAATGAGATCACCTTCTTTTCGTTTTGCGCCGGCGAGTGGGGCTGGGCGGCGCCGTATCGCTGCACGCGTGACGACCGGATGCGCCTGCGTCTGGCGCTGTGCCGCGCCGCGATCGCGGGCGTGAAAGCGATCCGGGAAGTCGATCCCGAGGCGCGCATGGTGCACGTGGATCCGCTGGTGCGCGTCGTGGCGCCGCGCGACCGTCCCGACCAGGTCGAGGCTGCACGCCATGAAACGGAAGTCGACACCTTCCTCGCCTGGGACATCCTGTACGGCCGCGAGCATCCCGAATTCGGCGGCGCACCCGACGTGCTGGACATCGTCGGCGCGAATTCGTATTCGTTCGGGCAGATGGAATACCGCGAGCACGGCCCGCACGCGCCGCTGGCCCCGGACGACGACCGCATCGCGCCCCTGTGCGACATGCTGGAAACAGTGTGGCAACGCTACCGGCGGCCGATGATCATCGGCGAGACGAGCGGCCTCGGTCGCGGACGCGCGAGCTGGCTGCACGACGTGATGTGCGAATCGCTGGCGGCCGTGCGGCGCGGGATGGACCTGCAGGGCATCTGCCTGTTCCCGGGTATCGACATGCCGGACTGGCATACCGGCGAGTGGGTGCACAACGGCATACACGACCTCGTCCCGAAGGACGGCGACCTGGAACGGGTGCCCGACCAGGCCTGCGTCGACGAGCTGCGGCGCTGGCAGAAGGAGCTGAACCGGGTCACCGCACTGGACGAGGATCCGTTCAGCGACCCCGTGGAACTGCAGGACGTGATCGATGCGGCGCACCGGCTCGACATGAAGCCCGATAAGAACTGGTGCTGA